The following are from one region of the Leishmania mexicana MHOM/GT/2001/U1103 complete genome, chromosome 10 genome:
- a CDS encoding putative pteridine transporter, whose product MTVGQQTGNVVSGDDVPYATPPEEQLGEQDKGYVHPDTAALFDASPFMRHLPIFGTAVVPFGPKCVMSLGIVYILSKGLARTLLNSSRYAMFMKKYGVTTAVYQRISGIGSLGFSIKPLTAILSDAFAFFGYTKRWYMALSCIAGAACAIVYGVLPFKPSSAGIAGAMIFISVFCIANIDVLSEGHYSRLIKRHPIPGADLISWIWALIMVGAIIASAIQGPLSDSGRPTIGIFLSAGLQAFCVCFFIFNWYGEKKNLVERKEDYIFFLKQEAQMQAMDSEPMKGGVGMHDITTDKSKRKSTVPYHESSPQNSDRELVNFGELDDDVVEYAFAETSCMCGIFGVNKETISRNISVAVYGVIMTAGVIALTVLNIMGTTYQLLYGCVGISVILCATGFLCIPMTIMKANFFGWFQQVSYILISGGTDNFYMSDASCLPDGPHFSQTFYNTVGAVIGNAAGVFGVYLFARVFSKQSYRVTLICTTLVQVLASVFDIIIVERWNLYIGIPDHAMYIMGDAIVYEVCYMLNFMPLNMLISRLCPKGCESTMFAILASFSNMGASTSSTIGAILMETVWPLSSSPPCDFSNLRWLLIVGHFITPLIAIPLVIVLIPGTRICDPIDPKDVEALSIFQKWLNKFHATPNAHVKPQPKSLPDSEGQQ is encoded by the coding sequence ATGACCGTTGGTCAGCAGACCGGAAACGTTGTCAGCGGCGATGACGTGCCTTACGCAACGCCGCccgaggagcagctgggGGAGCAGGACAAGGGCTACGTGCACCCGGACACCGCCGCGCTCTTCGACGCTTCCCCGTTCATGCGCCACCTCCCGATCTTTGGAACAGCAGTGGTGCCGTTTGGGCCGAAGTGTGTGATGTCACTTGGCATTGTGTACATTCTCAGCAAAGGTCTGGCGAGGACGCTGCTCAACTCTTCCAGGTACGCCATGTTCATGAAGAAGTACGGCGTCACCACGGCGGTGTACCAGCGCATCTCCGGCATTGGCTCCTTGGGCTTCTCCATCAAGCCGCTGACGGCCATCTTGAGTGACGCGTTTGCCTTCTTCGGCTACACGAAGCGGTGGTACATGGCCTTGTCATGTATTGCCGGTGCGGCGTGCGCTATCGTGTACGGCGTTCTGCCGTTCAAGCCGTCGAGCGCTGGCATCGCGGGTGCTATGATTTTCATCTCCGTCTTCTGCATTGCAAACATCGATGTGCTGTCGGAGGGTCACTACAGCCGCCTTATCAAGCGCCACCCCATTCCTGGTGCCGACCTGATCTCGTGGATCTGGGCGCTTATCATGGTGGGTGCGATCATCGCGTCGGCCATTCAAGGACCGCTTTCCGACTCGGGCCGCCCCACCATCGGCATTTTCCTCTCCGCTGGTCTGCAGGCCTTCTGCGTTTGCTTTTTCATCTTCAACTGGTATGGCGAGAAGAAGAACCTGGTCGAACGCAAGGAGGACTACATCTTTTTTCTGAAACAGGAGGCCCAGATGCAGGCGATGGACTCGGAGCCGATGAAGGGAGGCGTGGGAATGCACGACATCACCACGGACAAGAGCAAGAGGAAGTCCACCGTGCCGTATCACGAGTCTTCCCCGCAGAACAGCGACAGGGAGCTGGTGAACTTTGGTGAGCTTGATGATGACGTGGTCGAGTACGCCTTTGCCGAGACCAGCTGCATGTGCGGCATCTTTGGAGTGAACAAGGAGACCATCTCTCGCAACATCTCCGTTGCCGTCTACGGCGTCATCATGACGGCCGGCGTCATTGCGCTCACGGTGCTCAACATCATGGGTACAACCTACCAACTGCTCTACGGCTGCGTCGGCATCTCGGTTATCCTGTGCGCGACCGGCTTCCTCTGCATCCCTATGACGATCATGAAGGCCAACTTCTTCGGGTGGTTCCAGCAGGTGTCCTACATCCTCATCTCAGGCGGGACGGACAACTTCTACATGTCGGATGCCAGCTGTCTGCCGGACGGGCCACACTTCTCTCAGACCTTCTACAAcaccgtcggcgccgtcatTGGCAACGCTGCCGGCGTGTTTGGTGTGTACCTGTTTGCGCGCGTCTTCTCGAAGCAGAGCTACCGCGTCACGCTAATCTGCACCACCCTTGTCCAGGTCCTCGCGAGCGTCTTTGACATCATCATTGTGGAGCGCTGGAACTTGTACATCGGCATCCCGGACCACGCCATGTACATCATGGGTGATGCTATCGTGTACGAGGTGTGCTACATGCTGAACTTCATGCCATTGAACATGCTCATCTCGCGCCTCTGTCCGAAGGGGTGCGAGAGCACGATGTTTGCGATTTTGGCGAGCTTCAGCAACATGGGTGCATCGACGTCGTCGACAATTGGCGCGATTCTGATGGAAACCGTGTGGCCTCTCTCTTCCAGCCCGCCGTGCGACTTCAGCAACCTGCGCTGGCTGCTCATCGTCGGCCACTTCATCACGCCGCTCATCGCCATCCCGCTAGTGATTGTGCTCATTCCCGGCACCCGCATCTGCGACCCGATCGACCCGAAGGATGTCGAGGCCCTGTCCATCTTCCAGAAGTGGCTCAACAAGTTTCACGCAACGCCGAACGCACACGTCAAGCCCCAACCCAAATCGCTGCCAGATTCAGAGGGGCAGCAATAG
- a CDS encoding putative fatty acid desaturase: MRSVLKAGREEDVDVVVPPKELTIKQIQDQIPAKYFERSAVWGMYYVFRDIFQVLALYFIMYRAVMPVLTAFGGAVYGVAGANIVSWTVVGAVKFAAWTVFGVAQGLNGFAIFVLAHECGHQAFSSYRWLNNAVGLLLDSAILVPYHSWRISHGNHHKHTNHLTKDTVFVPRKEQRVIDLVEETPLVMLWNMIVIFTFGWPAYLLANIASQDYGRRTSHFEPSSPLFNKEDGPDVVLSNIGIVAALFILGLCTYQYGACNVFCWYVVPYLWTNFWLLYVTYLQHSDLRIPHYAHAHWTFVRGAIATVDRDYGFIINEWLHYINNSHVVHHLFSQMPFYHAIEVTRHHIKDIIGDAYVTDSRSLVEMLCETWRECRYVIPSEGISVFYAFTGKGA, from the coding sequence ATGAGGTCCGTGCTCAAGGCGGggcgcgaggaggacgtggaCGTGGTGGTGCCACCGAAGGAGCTTACCATCAAGCAGATCCAGGACCAAATCCCCGCCAAGTACTTTGAGCGCTCGGCGGTGTGGGGCATGTACTACGTCTTCCGCGACATCTTCCAGGTCCTGGCGCTGTACTTCATCATGTATCGTGCAGTGATGCCGGTGCTGACTGCCTTCGGGGGCGCTGTGTATGGTGTGGCTGGCGCGAACATCGTCAGCTGGaccgtcgtcggcgccgtgAAGTTTGCCGCGTGGACCGTGTTCGGAGTAGCCCAGGGCCTCAACGGCTTCGCTATTTTTGTGCTCGCACACGAGTGCGGTCACCAGGCCTTCAGCTCGTACCGCTGGCTGAACAACGCCGtggggctgctgctcgactCGGCCATCCTCGTCCCGTACCACAGCTGGCGCATCAGCCATGGCAACCACCACAAGCACACAAACCACCTCACCAAGGACACGGTGTTTGTGCCACGCAAGGAGCAGCGTGTGATTGACCTGGTCGAGGAGACGCCGCTGGTGATGCTGTGGAATATGATTGTCATCTTCACGTTTGGCTGGCCAGCGTACCTCTTAGCCAACATCGCAAGTCAGGACTACGGTCGCCGCACCAGTCATTTCGAGCCTTCGTCGCCGCTCTTCAACAAGGAGGACGGGCCCGACGTCGTGCTCTCCAACATCGGCATCGTGGCTGCGCTCTTCATCTTGGGTCTCTGCACCTACCAGTACGGCGCCTGCAACGTCTTCTGCTGGTACGTCGTGCCGTACCTCTGGACAAATTTCTGGCTGCTCTACGTCACCTACCTCCAGCACTCCGACCTGCGCATCCCGCACtacgcgcatgcgcactgGACGTTTGTgcgcggcgccatcgccaccgtcgacCGAGACTACGGCTTCATCATCAATGAGTGGCTGCACTACATCAACAACTCCCATGTCGTGCACCACCTCTTTAGCCAGATGCCCTTCTACCATGCGATCGAGGTGACGCGCCACCACATCAAGGACATCATCGGCGACGCCTACGTCACGGACAGTCGCTCCCTTGTCGAGATGCTGTGCGAGACGTGGAGAGAGTGTCGCTACGTTATCCCGTCCGAGGGCATCAGCGTGTTCTACGCCTTCACCGGGAAGGGCGCGTAA